From Paenibacillus graminis:
ATACCGATTGTACTGGTCAACTATTCCTCCAGTGTGATTCCGATCATTCTGGCGGTGTGGGTACAGTCTTATATAGAGAAATGGTTCCGTTCCATGATCCATGAATCGGTTCGCAATATCCTGGTTCCGATGTTCGCGCTGCTGATCGTTATTCCTTTAACCTTCCTGGCGTTTGGGCCTGTGGGCTCGCTGATCAGCGAAGGACTCGCTTCCGGATACACCTGGCTGTATAATCTAAGCCCGCTTGTCGCTGGGGCCATTGCCGGGGCATTCTGGCAGGTGTTCGTTATCTTCGGCGTCCACTGGGGGTTTGTCCCGATTATGCTCAGCAATATTGCTACACTCGGTTATGACACCATGCTGCCGATTCTGGCCGCTGCGGTTCTTTCGCAGGCCGGTGCCGTATTCGGCGTGTTCCTGAAATCTAAGAATACGCAACTAAAAGCTTTGTCCGGATCATCCACACTGGCTGCTGTGTTCGGGATTACCGAACCCACAATCTACGGTGTTACCCTGAAGCTTAAAAAACCGTTCATCTATGCCTGTATCTCCGGCGCGGTTGGGGGTGCTATCATTGCTGTAGGTGGTGCCAGAGCCATCGCCTTCTCTTTGCCTGGGCTGCTTGCGCTGCCAACCTATTTCGGCACCGGATTTGCCTGGGCGGCTATCGGGATCACCGTGGCCTTTGTTCTGGCTGTTATCCTGGTATATGTGCTTGGATTCGACGACCCTGAAGCAGCGGTGGAGGAGACAGCAACCCAGCCGGTTGTGAAGCAGGGAATGACCCAAATCGGCAAAGAACAGATCGCAAGTCCATTAACGGGAGCGCTGCTGCCGCTGGAAAGTCTGCCGGACGAAGCCTTTGCCTCAGGGGCCATGGGAAAAGGCATTGTGATTGAGCCCTCGTCCGGGCTGCTGACCTCGCCTGTAAACGGAACAGTAACGACGGTATTCCCCACTGGCCATGCCATCGGCATCACCTCAGAAGGCGGGGCGGAGCTGTTGATCCATGTCGGCGTCAACACAGTGAAGCTGAAGGGCAAGCATTTTCAGAAAAAGGTGCAGGAAGGGGATAAAGTGGAGCAAGGCCAGCTGCTGCTGGAGTTCGATGCGGATGCGATCCGCGCAGCCGGGTTCGTGACGGCGACACCTGTCATAGTAACCAATTCCGCCGATTATCTGGATGTACTGAAGAATACAGGCACAGAAGTAACAAATGGCGAGCTTTTGCTAACACTAATCCACTAGAGCTTTAAGGGACCATAAGAAGATTGGAAGAGAGGGGACATATTCATGACTGAACTGAAAAAAGGATTTCCGGAGAACTTTCTATGGGGCGGGGCAACCGCCGCAAATCAGCTGGAAGGTGCGTTCGATGCAGACGGCAAGGGCTTGTCCAGTGCGGATATGGTCGCTTATGTGCCCAAGGCGGAGCGCAGCAGCGACCATGCGATTGAGATTACGTCCGAGCGGATCGGGCAGATTTTGTCCGGGGAATTTAAGGCCCGGTTTCCAAAACGCGAAGGGGTGGATTTCTATCACCGGTACAAAGAGGACATTGCTCTTTTTGCCGAGATGGGGTTCAAGGTCTTCCGTCTGTCGATCAACTGGGCGCGGATCTTTCCGAATGGGGATGATGCCGAGCCGAATGAAGCGGGCTTGCAGTTCTATGACAATGTATTTGACGAGCTGCATAAATACGGCATTGAGCCGCTGGTGACGCTGGCCCATTACGAGACACCGCTGGGCCTGACGCAGAAATATAACGGCTGGGCCTCACGTGAAGTCATTTCATGTTTCACCCGTTATGCGGAGACTGTGTTCCGGCGTTACCAGGATAAGGTGAAGTATTGGATTACCTTTAATGAGATCAACATGATGACCCTGAGTCCGTTCACCGGAGGCGGCGTTGTCATTGACCGGGCGGAGAACAAGCTGCAGACGATCTATCAGGCGCTTCATCACCAATTCGTGGCGAGCGCTCTGGCCACCAAGCTGCTGCATGAGATTATCCCGGGATCCCAAATGGGCTGCATGCTCGCCCGGATGGAGAGCTACGCCAATACCTGCAACCCCGAGGATGTAAGGCTTAACCAGCATGAGAATCAGATGAATCTGTATTTCACGGATGTACATGCCCGGGGAGAATACCCTAAATACATGGACCGCTACTTCGCCGAGAACAATGTTGTTCTCCATAAAGAATCCGGTGACGATGAGATCCTGAAGCTCCACACTGTGGACTATGTGGCATTCAGCTACTATATGACGCTGACCGTATCGGCCAGTCCGGAAGGGGAGCGGGCGCAGGGCAACCTGTTCGGCGGTGTGAAGAATCCGTATTTGAAGGCTTCGGAATGGGGTTGGCAGATTGACCCGGTCGGACTAAGAATTATGCTGAATACCATGTACGACCGTTACCAGAAACCTTTGTTTATTGTGGAAAATGGCCTCGGGGCGTATGACAAAGTAGAAGCTGACGGTTCCATCCATGACAGCTACCGCATTGACTACCTCCGCCAGCATATCGCCCAGATGAAAGAAGCGATCCTGGACGGCGTAGAATTGATTGGCTACACAAGCTGGGGACC
This genomic window contains:
- a CDS encoding glycoside hydrolase family 1 protein, with the protein product MTELKKGFPENFLWGGATAANQLEGAFDADGKGLSSADMVAYVPKAERSSDHAIEITSERIGQILSGEFKARFPKREGVDFYHRYKEDIALFAEMGFKVFRLSINWARIFPNGDDAEPNEAGLQFYDNVFDELHKYGIEPLVTLAHYETPLGLTQKYNGWASREVISCFTRYAETVFRRYQDKVKYWITFNEINMMTLSPFTGGGVVIDRAENKLQTIYQALHHQFVASALATKLLHEIIPGSQMGCMLARMESYANTCNPEDVRLNQHENQMNLYFTDVHARGEYPKYMDRYFAENNVVLHKESGDDEILKLHTVDYVAFSYYMTLTVSASPEGERAQGNLFGGVKNPYLKASEWGWQIDPVGLRIMLNTMYDRYQKPLFIVENGLGAYDKVEADGSIHDSYRIDYLRQHIAQMKEAILDGVELIGYTSWGPIDLVSMSTSEMSKRYGFIYVDLDDDGNGTLNRSKKDSFHWYKKVIASNGAEL
- a CDS encoding beta-glucoside-specific PTS transporter subunit IIABC; this encodes MSSKDLSKQIIMLVGGESNVNSVFHCATRLRFKLKDHGKADKAALEKTPGVITVVENSGQFQVVIGNNVSQVFEQIMKETSLQDAEKNGKADDASESTGVLGKAVDIISSIFSPILGALAGAGVLKGLLALILSLKWISAASGTYLILNAASDSVFYFLPVFLAVTAARKFKANQFVSVAIAGALIYPAVIAAVGSTESLDFLGIPIVLVNYSSSVIPIILAVWVQSYIEKWFRSMIHESVRNILVPMFALLIVIPLTFLAFGPVGSLISEGLASGYTWLYNLSPLVAGAIAGAFWQVFVIFGVHWGFVPIMLSNIATLGYDTMLPILAAAVLSQAGAVFGVFLKSKNTQLKALSGSSTLAAVFGITEPTIYGVTLKLKKPFIYACISGAVGGAIIAVGGARAIAFSLPGLLALPTYFGTGFAWAAIGITVAFVLAVILVYVLGFDDPEAAVEETATQPVVKQGMTQIGKEQIASPLTGALLPLESLPDEAFASGAMGKGIVIEPSSGLLTSPVNGTVTTVFPTGHAIGITSEGGAELLIHVGVNTVKLKGKHFQKKVQEGDKVEQGQLLLEFDADAIRAAGFVTATPVIVTNSADYLDVLKNTGTEVTNGELLLTLIH